In Silene latifolia isolate original U9 population chromosome 3, ASM4854445v1, whole genome shotgun sequence, a single window of DNA contains:
- the LOC141647727 gene encoding protein CHROMATIN REMODELING 4 isoform X3, translated as MKEKDSEPSNMISRNWVLKRKRKRIPYGPDVSLSKDKGKDKDLGDVSARDLSSPKELNDSEQKSDRLTSKRKGNDGRIPNGKWDCPTCLQNNDFASPTGHGDLPLKKVRTETATETLEAVSAPSATIQVSDFLKKSVGKKRSSSKRRSGSTDKLHSLKKLDDLRNDRSRSKDASPPNTTGDGDKKPSTVSGDSQKKFDSSKDSRNATLPVDVKSPLCMDSDSVPNTETAEERDGFLNPTISSGKNPAPLARVSSEGHKRKHKHNKNGNKKKSKMSTKERSDSSPKRELKADSPSPKRKKPQKKRRSVHTRVLVSPQTVFERMKSPEAEELPSKSVEGSHCSGKAESGSDKITLSEQNCHEELQQVDRVLGCRVQYYAEHTLSPKLEATPTELSSAHKQILESQSRESEDQAGSQLLEYDLRDNCLVEKVHVHKRAVSNECNSEDKEAESGRNLGSDVINSKDIVSESCLLSETSPLHVAVEGQNEPYSVDINQVLKPNLSESLLPDGEQTTLEFFVKWVGKSHIHNSWIQESRLKISAKRKLDNYKAKYGTAAINLFEEQWKVPQRVIALRTSKNGDTEAFIKWTGLPYDECTWERTDEPTIEKSSHLIDKFRLLESQTFEKDADKDNASRRNSFQQNEVLPLTEQPLELKGGSLFPHQLEALNWLRKCWHRAKNVILADEMGLGKTVSASAFLASLYFEFKVKLPSLVLVPLSTMPNWMAEFNSWAPDLNVVEYHGNVKGRTLIRQYEWHASHPNNVNKRTGAYKFNVLLTTYEMVLADSSQLRGIPWEVLIVDEGHRLKNSSSKLFSLLNSFSFQHRVLLTGTPLQNNLGELYNLLNFLQPASFPSLSSFEEKFRDLSTADRVDELKKLVAPHMLRRLKKDAMQNIPPKTERMVPVELSSIQAEYYRAMLTKNYQILRNIGKGVPQQSMLNIVMQLRKVCNHPYLIPGTEPETGSVEFLQEMRIKASAKLTLLHSMLKLLHKEGHRVLIFSQMTKLLDILEDYLTVEFGSKTFERVDGSVSVADRQTAIARFNQDKSRFVFLLSTRSCGLGINLATADTVIIYDSDFNPHADIQAMNRAHRIGQSKRLLVYRLVVRASVEERILQLAKKKLMLDQLFVNKSESQKEVEDILRWGTEELFSDSSVKGISDNDLSKGETVPDTEQRSKRRTGGLGDVYQDKCTEGSSKIIWDENAIMKLLDRTILQSGSPDNFETDAENDMLGSVKQSIEWTDETMEEEGKIDSPVAIAGDASALNSDKDGAIGAEENEWDKLLRVRWEKYQNEEEATLGRGKRLRKAVSYREGFAPHPTETLSESGGEDEKEPEPEPEREYTPYGRAHKAKFERLRARQKERLARRKEASLVLDSCKPELHSECPPLELKDPDEAARVIQPCGEAAARSPRTSEMADKMSNECEFTNSNGLTAQKAARLLKLKSSNHSSLKSPGCSSENAIPDGPSYLSPVLGLCAPNACQPESSQKSFSRSYGRENSHGSLSNFPLNMSGSSRSAADVKRLEMHTGTPRLPETPSDFPPHYIKSSFSDSPLPFPPCHPSFLQQKFPESLENPGASSADFLEKMGLPRLPFDPRLLATFPPKTLQSPGANFLANLSLGRRDEPANVQPPSASSFVQNLRLHAQDMSYFNQEEVDVLPTLSLGRKPNTCPPIPENHRKVLENIALRTGYGASRFLKRKSKVDGWSEDELDSLWIGVRRHGRGNWDAMLRDPRLKFSKFKTPNELASRWEEEQLKIVDASLGMRSDEQAKSRESALFPNISDDMMARALQGSRLGGTKLHNHLTDMKLGFGDLASNLHPFEPANYTGIRPQNHAPFQSFAPGILPARYFGDPSTIFSDTHGASLPMEPPMLHSAFGPGNVGVPPLNRQSGSDIPLQDEYQKVPNQLNRPLNFPHGPPNDVGSSSQPPPPPPASSFLHNPSNMLLKGKEIAIENSSAKENLPHWLREAVGTHKTPDPELPPTVSAIAQSVRLLYAEEKPSIPPFVTPGPLPSQPKDPRKSLKKKKKRRPNISGLCPTDIAGGSQDFHGGSSSDTLASISISMLPALPKSGLSPSPEVLQLVASCVAPASSVMPDSQPPVSLDMDQGHGNSTKSEPLIVDDPEGEEVSSEKTSAIESKGKDAVEP; from the exons ATGAAGGAAAAGGATTCAGAACCTAGTAATATGATTAGTCGAAACTGGGTGTTGAAACGCAAGCGTAAGAGAATTCCTTACGGACCAGATGTATCTCTTAGCAAGGACAAGGGGAAGGACAAGGATTTGGGAGATGTATCTGCTAGAGACCTTTCTTCTCCTAAAGAGTTGAACGATTCTGAACAGAAGTCTGACCGTTTGACATCCAAAAGAAAGGGAAATGACGGG CGAATCCCAAATGGGAAGTGGGATTGTCCAACCTGTTTACAGAATAATGATTTTGCTTCTCCTACTGGGCATGGAGATTTGCCGCTAAAAAAAGTGAGGACAGAGACCGCAACTGAAACGCTGGAAGCTGTAAGTGCACCATCGGCGACTATTCAAGTATCCGATTTCTTGAAAAAGTCCGTTGGGAAGAAAAGGTCATCTAGCAAAAGAAGATCTGGCTCAACTGACAAATTGCACTCTTTAAAGAAGCTAGATGATTTAAGAAATGATAGGTCACGCTCCAAAGATGCCTCTCCTCCGAATACAACTGGTGATGGTGATAAAAAGCCTTCTACTGTTTCTGGGGACAGTCAAAAGAAATTTGATTCATCAAAAGATAGCAGGAATGCGACCCTTCCAGTAGATGTCAAGTCGCCTCTTTGCATGGATAGTGATTCTGTGCCAAATACTGAAACTGCTGAAGAACGGGATGGTTTTTTGAACCCAACTATTTCTTCTGGGAAGAATCCTGCCCCTTTGGCTCGAGTTTCTTCTGAAGGTCACAAAAGAAAACATAAGCACAACAAAAATGGAAACAAGAAAAAATCTAAGATGTCTACTAAGGAGCGCTCAGACAGTTCTCCGAAGCGCGAATTGAAAGCAGATTCTCCTTCTCCAAAGAGGAAGAAGCCACAAAAAAAACGTCGCTCTGTTCATACCAGAGTTCTTGTTTCACCACAGACTGTGTTCGAAAGGATGAAAAGTCCAGAAGCGGAG GAGCTTCCAAGCAAATCAGTGGAAGGTTCACATTGTTCCGGAAAGGCTGAATCTGGCAGTGATAAGATAACATTATCTGAACAGAATTGTCATGAAGAACTCCAACAG GTTGATCGAGTGTTAGGATGTAGAGTGCAATATTATGCAGAACACACTCTTAGTCCTAAGCTCGAGGCTACACCGACTGAGCTGTCTTCCGCTCACAAACAAATCCTGGAAAGTCAGTCAAGGGAGTCAGAAGATCAAGCTGGTTCTCAGCTGTTAGAATATGACCTGAGGGATAACTGTTTAGTGGAAAAAGTACATGTTCACAAAAGAGCTGTTTCGAATGAGTGCAACAGTGAAGATAAAGAAGCCGAGTCAGGGAGGAATTTAGGCTCGGATGTCATAAATAGTAAAGACATTGTCAGTGAATCTTGTTTATTGAGCGAAACTTCTCCACTCCATGTTGCAGTAGAAGGACAAAATGAACCTTATAGTGTAGATATTAATCAAGTCCTAAAGCCTAATTTGTCTGAATCTCTGTTACCTGATGGAGAACAAACAACCCTTGAATTTTTTGTGAAATGGGTTGGAAAATCACATATTCATAATAGTTGGATTCAAGAGTCTAGGCTTAAAATTTCAGCCAAACGAAAGCTGGATAACTATAAGGCAAAGTACGGAACAGCAGCAATAAATCTATTCGAGGAACAATGGAAGGTTCCCCAGCGGGTGATTGCGCTTCGAACGTCAAAAAATGGCGACACTGAAGCGTTTATCAAATGGACTGGCCTCCCTTATGATGAATGCACCTGGGAGAGGACAGATGAACCCACAATTGAGAAATCCTCACATCTAATTGATAAGTTCCGTTTACTCGAAAGCCAAACATTTGAAAAGGATGCTGATAAAGATAATGCGTCAAGGAGAAATTCTTTTCAGCAAAATGAGGTTCTTCCTTTGACCGAGCAGCCTTTGGAGCTCAAGGGTGGTTCTCTATTTCCACATCAACTAGAAGCTCTGAATTGGTTACGCAAATGCTGGCATCGAGCAAAAAATGTAATTCTCGCCGATGAGATGGGACTTGGAAAAACTGTTTCTGCTAGTGCCTTCCTTGCATCCTTGTACTTTGAGTTTAAAGTGAAGCTTCCTTCTCTTGTCTTGGTTCCTCTTTCAACTATGCCTAATTGGATGGCGGAGTTTAATTCCTGGGCTCCAGATTTGAATGTGGTAGAGTATCATGGAAATGTTAAAGGAAGAACTTTAATTCGTCAATATGAATGGCATGCCAGTCATCCTAATAATGTGAATAAGAGAACAGGGGCTTACAAGTTTAACGTTCTTCTAACCACTTACGAGATGGTCTTGGCTGATTCCTCCCAGTTACGAGGAATTCCGTGGGAGGTTCTTATTGTTGATGAAGGCCACCGGCTCAAGAACTCGAGCAGTAAACTTTTTAGCTTGCTTAATAGCTTCTCTTTCCAGCACCGTGTACTCTTGACAGGAACTCCTCTTCAGAATAACCTAGGCGAGCTGTATAACTTACTTAATTTTTTGCAGCCAGCTTCATTCCCTTCTTTATCGTCGTTTGAGGAAAAATTTAGGGATCTGTCAACCGCGGATAGGGTGGATGAGCTGAAAAAACTTGTCGCACCTCATATGCTTAGAAGGTTGAAGAAAGATGCCATGCAAAACATTCCGCCAAAGACTGAAAGAATGGTTCCTGTTGAGCTGTCTTCTATCCAAGCTGAATATTACCGTGCAATGCTCACCAAGAACTATCAAATCTTAAGGAACATTGGCAAAGGGGTCCCACAACAGTCTATGCTTAATATAGTTATGCAGCTCCGAAAGGTTTGTAATCATCCTTATCTAATCCCTGGCACAGAGCCGGAAACAGGTTCAGTtgaatttcttcaggaaatgagGATAAAGGCTTCAGCCAAGCTCACTCTTTTGCATTCAATGCTCAAATTGTTACACAAAGAAGGTCATAGAGTTCTGATATTTTCACAAATGACAAAGCTTCTAGATATTCTAGAAGATTACCTGACTGTTGAATTTGGATCAAAAACATTTGAGAGAGTAGATGGTTCTGTTTCTGTTGCTGATCGCCAAACGGCAATTGCTCGCTTCAATCAAGATAAGAGTCGATTTGTTTTTCTGCTTTCGACTCGTTCTTGTGGCCTTGGTATCAATTTGGCTACTGCTGATACTGTTATAATATACGACTCGGATTTCAACCCACATGCGGACATTCAAGCCATGAATCGTGCCCATCGAATCGGGCAATCGAAAAGACTTTTGGTTTATAGGCTTGTAGTTCGCGCGAGTGTTGAGGAACGTATCTTGCAGTTAGCAAAGAAAAAGCTGATGTTGGATCAGCTTTTTGTAAACAAATCTGAATCCCAGAAGGAGGTGGAGGATATACTGCGTTGGGGTACTGAAGAACTCTTTAGTGATTCTTCTGTTAAGGGTATAAGTGACAATGATTTGAGCAAGGGTGAAACAGTTCCAGATACAGAGCAAAGGAGTAAGAGAAGAACTGGAGGCCTTGGAGATGTTTACCAAGACAAATGTACAGAGGGCAGCAGCAAAATCATCTGGGACGAAAATGCCATCATGAAACTGCTTGACCGTACAATCCTTCAATCCGGATCACCAGATAACTTTGAAACTGATGCGGAGAATGATATGCTTGGGTCAGTAAAG CAGTCTATTGAGTGGACGGATGAGACGATGGAGGAGGAAGGGAAAATTGATTCACCGGTTGCCATTGCCGGTGATGCTTCTGCTCTAAACTCAGATAAAGATGGGGCCATTGGTGCAGAAGAAAATGAATGGGATAAGCTTTTGCGTGTCAG GTGGGAGAAATATCAGAATGAAGAGGAAGCCACACTTGGTAGAGGCAAACGCCTCAGGAAAGCAGTGTCATACAGGGAAGGATTTGCACCTCATCCAACTGAAACACTTAGCGAG AGTGGTGGTGAAGATGAGAAAGAGCCAGAACCAGAGCCAGAAAGGGAGTACACACCTTATGGGCGTGCTCATAAAGCAAAGTT TGAGAGGCTTCGGGCCCGGCAAAAAGAACGACTTGCTCGAAGAAAAGAAGCTTCTCTGGTTTTGGATTCTTGTAAGCCTGAGTTACACTCTGAGTGCCCTCCGTTAGAGTTGAAAGACCCAGATGAAGCTGCTAGAGTGATACAACCATGTGGAGAAGCAGCTGCAAGGAGTCCTAGGACATCCGAGATGGCAGATAAGATGTCAAATGAGTGTGAGTTTACCAACAGCAATGGACTCACAGCTCAAAAAGCCGCGAGGCTATTAAAGCTTAAATCTAGCAATCACTCCTCACTCAAATCACCAGGCTGCTCCTCTGAAAATGCTATTCCCGACGGTCCAAGCTACCTGTCACCTGTTCTGGGTCTTTGTGCACCAAATGCTTGTCAACCAGAGTCATCTCAGAAAAGCTTTTCAAGATCGTATGGAAGAGAAAATAGTCATGGAAGCCTATCAAATTTTCCTTTGAACATGTCAGGTTCCTCAAGGAGTGCTGCGGACGTGAAGAGACTTGAGATGCATACAGGCACACCAAGGCTTCCAGAAACACCATCAGACTTTCCACCACATTATATAAAGAGCAGCTTCTCAGATAGCCCACTTCCATTTCCTCCA TGTCATCCATCATTCTTGCAGCAAAAGTTTCCTGAATCTTTAGAGAACCCAGGTGCTAGTTCTGCAGATTTTCTGGAAAAAATGGGGTTGCCCAGATTGCCTTTTGATCCAAGGTTGTTAGCGACTTTTCCTCCTAAAACCTTACAGAGCCCAGGAGCCAACTTCTTAGCAAACTTATCACTTGGACGGAGAGATGAGCCTGCTAATGTGCAACCGCCTTCAGCATCGTCGTTTGTGCAAAATTTGAGGCTCCATGCGCAAGACATGTCGTATTTTAATCAGGAAGAGGTGGATGTCCTACCGACATTAAGTTTGGGCCGCAAGCCAAACACTTGTCCACCGATTCCTGAAAATCACAGGAAGGTTCTTGAGAATATTGCTTTGAGGACTGGATATGGAGCAAGCCGCTTCTTGAAGAGGAAGTCAAAAGTAGATGGATGGTCCGAAGATGAACTCGATTCCCTTTGGATTGGTGTTCGAAGACACGGGCGAGGCAACTGGGATGCCATGCTTAGGGATCCTAGattgaaattttcaaaattcaaaactcCTAATGAACTGGCTTCTAGGTGGGAGGAAGAGCAGTTGAAGATAGTGGATGCTTCACTAGGTATGAGATCTGATGAGCAGGCTAAATCTCGTGAGTCTGCTTTATTCCCCAACATTTCTGATGACATGATGGCAAGGGCCCTTCAGGGGAGTAGGTTAGGCGGGACCAAATTACACAATCACTTGACTGACATGAAGCTGGGTTTTGGCGATCTTGCATCAAACCTTCACCCTTTTGAACCCGCCAACTATACTGGCATTCGACCTCAAAACCATGCTCCTTTCCAATCTTTTGCTCCTGGTATTTTGCCAGCAAGGTATTTTGGCGACCCATCTACAATTTTTTCTGATACTCATGGTGCTTCATTGCCAATGGAGCCTCCAATGCTTCACAGTGCATTTGGACCTGGTAATGTTGGTGTTCCGCCTTTAAATCGGCAAAGTGGATCTGATATACCCCTTCAAGATGAATATCAGAAGGTTCCAAATCAGTTGAATAGGCCACTTAATTTTCCTCATGGTCCTCCCAATGATGTGGGTAGCAGTAgtcagccaccaccaccaccaccagcttCAAGCTTTCTGCATAATCCTAGTAACATGCTTTTGAAGGGGAAAGAAATAGCCATTGAAAATAGTTCAGCGAAGGAAAATCTACCACATTGGCTTCGGGAAGCTGTAGGAACTCATAAGACTCCCGACCCTGAACTTCCTCCTACAGTTTCCGCTATAGCACAATCGGTCCGTTTACTATATGCTGAAGAGAAGCCTTCCATCCCCCCTTTTGTTACTCCTGGTCCACTTCCCTCACAGCCCAAAGATCCTCGGAAAAGtttgaagaaaaagaagaaacgTAGGCCTAATATATCTGGGCTGTGCCCAACTGATATTGCTGGAGGTAGCCAAGACTTCCATGGCGGCTCCTCTAGTGATACTCTTGCTTCAATATCTATTTCCATGTTGCCGGCACTGCCAAAGTCCGGCTTATCGCCCTCTCCTGAAGTCCTGCAGTTGGTAGCATCTTGTGTTGCTCCTGCTTCATCTGTGATGCCCGACAGTCAACCACCTGTGTCTTTAGACATGGATCAAGGGCATGGGAACTCTACCAAATCTGAGCCGTTAATTGTTGATGACCCAGAGGGTGAGGAAGTGTCATCGGAGAAAACATCAGCGATTGAATCAAAAGGCAAAGATGCAGTGGAGCCATAA